In one window of Betaproteobacteria bacterium DNA:
- a CDS encoding ferritin-like domain-containing protein: MSFFAFSDDQVAVPERRSFLGSALLSGAAVALLVGRDVLAATESRGVTSEANDANILNTALGAELEAVAAYQVAAESGLLEKPVLLLATQFQGHHREHADVLAKTVAKLGGKPVVAKPHYSFPTDKLKTQADVLRFAAQLEKGAVSAYLNAVPVFSDRDLAKAAASILGDEAMHWAVLRHAVGEDPVPVAFVS; the protein is encoded by the coding sequence ATGTCTTTCTTTGCATTCAGCGATGACCAGGTCGCCGTTCCCGAGCGACGCTCGTTCCTCGGCTCCGCGCTGCTCTCCGGAGCGGCGGTCGCACTTCTCGTTGGCCGTGACGTGCTCGCCGCCACGGAGTCGCGCGGCGTCACGTCCGAAGCGAATGACGCCAACATCCTCAACACCGCGCTTGGCGCCGAGCTCGAAGCCGTGGCGGCGTATCAGGTCGCGGCAGAAAGCGGGCTGCTGGAGAAGCCGGTGCTTCTGCTCGCGACACAGTTTCAGGGTCATCATCGCGAGCACGCCGACGTGCTCGCCAAGACGGTGGCGAAGCTCGGCGGCAAACCGGTCGTTGCGAAGCCGCACTATTCGTTTCCGACCGACAAGCTCAAGACGCAGGCTGACGTGCTGCGCTTCGCCGCGCAGCTCGAGAAGGGCGCGGTGAGCGCGTACCTGAACGCGGTACCGGTCTTCAGCGATCGTGATCTTGCAAAAGCGGCGGCCAGCATCCTCGGCGACGAGGCGATGCATTGGGCCGTGCTCCGACACGCCGTCGGAGAAGACCCGGTGCCGGTCGCCTTCGTGTCCTGA
- a CDS encoding CDGSH iron-sulfur domain-containing protein, with protein sequence MARIVKRTHTAPLKVVIDGNDTYLCRCGLSTNQPFCNGSHKLTQGEEPDKLYWYDDAGARHECADTFPEIRTF encoded by the coding sequence ATGGCTCGTATCGTGAAGCGCACTCACACTGCCCCGCTGAAAGTCGTCATCGACGGCAACGACACCTATCTCTGTCGCTGCGGGCTGTCTACCAACCAGCCATTCTGCAACGGATCGCACAAGCTGACCCAGGGCGAGGAACCGGACAAGCTCTACTGGTATGACGATGCCGGCGCGCGCCACGAATGCGCCGACACCTTTCCCGAGATCCGCACTTTCTGA
- a CDS encoding c-type cytochrome — MRRPISIAGGILVALVALTATAAGGDAARGEQIYERCVACHSLDRNRTGPKHCGLFGRRAGSLPDFEYSPAMRASGIVWSEKTLDRFLAAPTEVVSGTYMGYAGIDDPRDRGDLIAYLKAANGSRALCPRGSEGSQQ; from the coding sequence ATGCGCCGCCCGATCTCGATCGCGGGGGGCATTCTCGTGGCGCTTGTCGCGCTTACCGCGACCGCTGCCGGCGGCGACGCGGCGCGCGGCGAGCAGATCTACGAGCGCTGCGTAGCCTGCCACTCGCTCGATCGCAATCGCACCGGTCCGAAGCACTGCGGGTTGTTCGGACGGCGGGCGGGGAGTCTGCCCGACTTCGAGTATTCGCCGGCGATGCGCGCCTCGGGGATAGTATGGAGCGAGAAGACGCTGGACCGCTTTCTCGCTGCGCCCACCGAGGTCGTGTCCGGTACCTATATGGGCTACGCGGGAATCGACGATCCACGCGATCGCGGCGATCTCATCGCGTACCTCAAGGCGGCGAACGGTTCGCGGGCGCTGTGCCCCCGCGGCTCGGAGGGTTCGCAGCAGTAA
- a CDS encoding FAD-dependent oxidoreductase — translation MDQFDTQLLRSETIAEGTMAFHFAKPAGFRFTAGNAVDLTLLEPQQSDGKGNTRTFSIVSAPSEKEVTFATRLRDSAFKRALKTAPVGLRARLGEPGGDFTLDAGETRPAVFLAGGIGITPFMSMSRHAADERVARSIWLFYSNRRPEDAPFLAELSALERRNPNFHFVGTMTEMEKSARPWNGECGFIDRPMLERHLGDLSHAVYYLAGPPALVEAMQEMLTGAGVWPDAMRTDEFYGY, via the coding sequence ATGGATCAGTTCGACACGCAGCTCTTGAGGAGCGAGACGATCGCCGAAGGCACGATGGCCTTCCATTTCGCCAAGCCCGCCGGCTTCCGTTTCACCGCCGGAAATGCCGTGGACCTCACGCTCCTGGAACCGCAGCAGAGCGACGGCAAGGGCAACACGCGCACCTTCTCGATCGTGAGCGCGCCGTCGGAGAAAGAGGTGACGTTCGCGACGCGGCTGCGCGACAGCGCCTTCAAGCGCGCGCTCAAGACCGCGCCCGTCGGCCTGCGTGCGCGGCTCGGGGAGCCGGGCGGCGATTTCACGCTGGATGCGGGAGAGACGCGTCCGGCCGTGTTCCTGGCCGGCGGGATCGGGATCACGCCGTTCATGAGCATGTCGCGCCACGCAGCGGATGAGCGGGTGGCGCGGTCGATCTGGCTCTTCTATTCGAACCGCAGACCTGAGGACGCGCCGTTTCTCGCCGAGCTGTCGGCTCTCGAGCGGCGTAATCCGAACTTCCATTTCGTCGGCACCATGACCGAGATGGAGAAGTCGGCGCGGCCTTGGAACGGCGAGTGCGGCTTCATCGACCGGCCGATGCTCGAGCGTCACCTCGGCGATCTGTCGCACGCGGTCTATTACCTCGCCGGGCCGCCGGCGCTGGTGGAAGCGATGCAGGAGATGCTCACCGGCGCGGGCGTGTGGCCCGATGCCATGCGCACCGACGAGTTCTATGGCTACTAG
- a CDS encoding universal stress protein, whose protein sequence is MGARGMGALKSLLLGSVATKVVGSADVPVPLVKGGPRSRGLARGGLPKAERPVPIPGLRGGDALGRSRSGVRAAWSRRVFRSERPSCMGCRSHPAAPARGVVLRGRPRAARA, encoded by the coding sequence ATGGGAGCCCGCGGAATGGGCGCGCTCAAGAGCCTCCTTCTCGGCTCCGTGGCGACGAAGGTGGTAGGTTCGGCGGACGTTCCCGTTCCGCTCGTGAAGGGAGGTCCGCGGTCTCGCGGACTCGCTCGCGGCGGACTTCCGAAGGCCGAGCGGCCAGTCCCGATTCCGGGGTTGCGAGGCGGCGATGCTCTTGGAAGATCGCGAAGTGGAGTGCGTGCCGCTTGGTCTCGGCGGGTTTTCCGAAGTGAACGGCCATCGTGCATGGGGTGCCGCTCGCATCCAGCAGCGCCCGCGCGCGGTGTAGTGCTTCGTGGCCGGCCACGAGCCGCTCGCGCATGA
- a CDS encoding RNA polymerase sigma factor, with protein sequence MTVPLARASAPDASDFALAQRAAAGDLSAFEQIMRRHNRMLYRTARSILRDEADAEDCLQSAYLLAYRSIVTFAGHAKLSTWLARIVINEALGHKRRAARRAALIPIEGGADTDLLALEALAAETPGPETEAMRHELGALIERRIDALPEVFRTVFVLRALEELSVEETATLLEIPEPTVRTRYFRARSLLRESLAREVDAALDDAFAFAGARCDRIVAAVLGRLGAPPAATDTG encoded by the coding sequence ATGACTGTGCCATTAGCGAGGGCGTCCGCGCCCGATGCCAGCGACTTCGCGCTCGCACAACGGGCCGCGGCGGGCGATCTGAGCGCTTTCGAGCAGATCATGCGGCGGCACAACCGCATGCTCTATCGCACCGCGCGCAGCATCCTGCGCGATGAAGCCGATGCTGAAGACTGCCTGCAGTCGGCGTATCTCCTCGCGTATCGGTCGATCGTCACCTTCGCGGGCCATGCGAAGCTCTCGACCTGGCTCGCGCGCATCGTGATCAACGAAGCGCTCGGGCACAAGCGGCGCGCGGCCCGGCGCGCAGCGCTCATCCCGATCGAGGGCGGCGCGGACACCGACCTCCTCGCGCTGGAAGCGCTCGCCGCCGAGACACCGGGACCGGAGACCGAAGCGATGCGACACGAGCTCGGAGCCCTGATCGAACGTCGGATCGACGCCCTGCCGGAAGTGTTCCGCACGGTGTTCGTCCTGCGCGCGCTCGAGGAGCTGTCGGTCGAGGAGACCGCCACCTTGCTCGAGATCCCGGAGCCGACGGTGCGCACCCGCTACTTCCGCGCGCGCAGTCTGTTGCGCGAATCGCTCGCGCGCGAGGTCGATGCGGCGCTCGACGACGCCTTCGCGTTCGCCGGCGCGCGCTGCGACCGCATCGTTGCCGCCGTGCTCGGGCGGCTCGGCGCACCGCCGGCTGCCACCGACACCGGCTGA
- a CDS encoding HAD family hydrolase: MRYLALVADYDGTLATDGRLSDAAALALGRLRVSGRRAILVTGRRLDDLLRVCPRLALFDLVVAENGAVVYDPRSQESSVLANPPPGRLVERLRERGVEPLEVGSVVVATYEPHRAAVLDVIRELGLELQLIFNRAAVMVLPCGVNKATGLECALRKLGLSRHEVVGIGDAENDHSFFERCECAVAVANAVPSLKEVAAFVTRGANGDGVTELIDEVIANDLHRLEGKLRHLIRVGIRPDGTRVCIPPYGRNLLIAGPSGSGKSTLAAGILERLIEKAYQVCILDPEGDYGSLQDVVALGNQRSAPSVNEVLSILEDPNISLSVNLLGIALGDRPGFFAQLIPSLHALRARTGRPHWLVLDEAHHMLPDTWGHTAVALPRKLGETILVTVHPGHVAPAILSPIDVVFAIGKAPEKTLGEFAAAVGQPLTWPHGLSHQPGEVVAWFVGDGRLPFSMQPERGRAERIRHVRKYAEGNLRWDSFYFRGPNGQHNLKAQNLAVFCQIADGIDEQTWTFHLRRGDYSRWFRGAIKDSHLADEAERIERGQDLAPQQTRGLIRELVHARYTLPE; the protein is encoded by the coding sequence ATGCGTTATCTCGCACTGGTCGCCGATTACGACGGGACACTTGCTACGGACGGCAGGTTGTCCGATGCCGCTGCGCTCGCGCTCGGTCGACTGCGGGTCTCCGGACGCCGCGCCATCCTCGTCACCGGTCGCCGCCTGGACGATCTGCTCCGCGTTTGCCCGCGTCTGGCGCTGTTCGATCTGGTGGTCGCGGAGAACGGCGCCGTCGTATACGACCCGAGGAGCCAGGAGTCCTCTGTCTTGGCGAATCCTCCGCCTGGACGCCTCGTCGAGCGGCTGCGCGAGCGCGGCGTGGAGCCTCTGGAAGTGGGAAGCGTCGTGGTGGCCACGTACGAACCCCACCGAGCGGCGGTCCTCGACGTCATCCGGGAGCTTGGTCTCGAACTCCAGCTGATCTTCAACCGCGCTGCGGTGATGGTGCTCCCGTGCGGCGTCAACAAGGCGACCGGACTCGAATGCGCGCTGCGCAAGCTCGGTTTATCGCGGCACGAAGTGGTGGGGATCGGCGACGCCGAGAACGACCACTCTTTTTTCGAGCGGTGCGAGTGTGCCGTGGCGGTGGCCAACGCGGTCCCGTCCCTCAAGGAGGTCGCCGCATTCGTGACGCGGGGCGCGAACGGAGATGGGGTGACGGAGCTGATCGACGAGGTGATCGCCAATGACCTGCACCGATTGGAAGGCAAGCTGCGGCACCTGATACGGGTGGGTATCCGCCCCGATGGGACTCGGGTATGCATTCCGCCTTATGGTCGCAACCTTCTGATCGCCGGCCCCTCGGGAAGCGGCAAGTCGACCCTGGCGGCAGGCATCCTCGAGCGGCTGATCGAGAAGGCGTACCAAGTGTGCATCCTCGATCCGGAGGGCGACTACGGATCGCTGCAGGACGTGGTGGCGCTAGGCAATCAGCGCAGCGCCCCCAGCGTCAACGAAGTGCTCTCCATTCTCGAGGATCCGAATATCAGCCTGAGCGTGAATCTGCTCGGCATCGCGCTCGGGGACCGGCCGGGGTTCTTCGCGCAGCTCATCCCGAGTCTGCACGCGCTGCGCGCACGCACCGGGCGGCCGCATTGGCTGGTGCTGGACGAAGCGCATCATATGCTGCCGGACACCTGGGGACATACCGCCGTGGCGCTTCCGCGCAAGCTTGGCGAGACCATCCTCGTGACGGTCCATCCTGGTCATGTGGCCCCCGCCATCCTGTCGCCGATCGATGTGGTGTTCGCCATTGGAAAGGCTCCCGAGAAAACCCTTGGCGAGTTCGCAGCTGCCGTCGGCCAACCCTTGACATGGCCGCACGGGCTGTCCCACCAGCCCGGTGAAGTTGTGGCCTGGTTCGTCGGGGACGGCAGGCTTCCCTTCTCCATGCAGCCGGAGCGCGGCCGAGCCGAACGGATTCGCCACGTGCGCAAGTACGCGGAAGGCAACCTCCGGTGGGACAGTTTCTACTTCCGCGGCCCGAACGGCCAGCACAATCTGAAAGCGCAGAACCTTGCCGTGTTCTGTCAGATCGCGGACGGTATCGATGAGCAGACGTGGACGTTCCATCTGCGTCGCGGCGATTACTCACGCTGGTTTCGCGGTGCGATCAAGGACAGCCATCTCGCGGACGAGGCGGAACGAATAGAACGCGGGCAAGACCTCGCGCCGCAACAGACGCGAGGTCTCATCAGGGAGCTCGTTCACGCTCGATACACGCTGCCGGAATGA
- a CDS encoding LysR family transcriptional regulator, with translation MQDLNDMVTFARVVEAKSFSAAARRMGASKSRVSKAITKLERALGARLLNRSTRGLSLTEVGAAFYEHCSRIAEEAAQAEQVVNQLHSEPRGVLKVTASVAFGTLHVVPALPEFLGRYPALGIDMTITDRIVDLVEEGYDVAIRITRDPALTLVARKLASVRRVVCATPEYFKRRGVPMIPADLAGHNCLHYTHFGGPGEWRLKGTEGEITVPVAGSLRINDDEALSQAVLGGLGVALLPTFLIGKELQSGTLQAVLSNYVPLERHIFAVRLPNVHLPPKVRAFIDFLAERFGPEPYWDRGEEV, from the coding sequence ATGCAGGACCTGAACGACATGGTGACCTTCGCGCGCGTCGTCGAAGCGAAAAGCTTCTCCGCAGCCGCACGGCGGATGGGGGCGTCGAAATCGCGCGTGAGCAAGGCGATCACCAAGCTCGAGCGCGCGCTCGGCGCGCGTCTGCTCAACCGCAGCACGCGGGGGTTGAGCCTGACGGAGGTCGGCGCGGCGTTCTACGAGCACTGCAGCCGCATCGCGGAGGAGGCCGCGCAGGCGGAACAGGTGGTGAACCAGCTCCACTCCGAGCCGCGCGGCGTGCTGAAGGTGACCGCGTCGGTCGCGTTCGGGACCCTGCACGTCGTACCGGCACTGCCGGAGTTTCTCGGCCGCTATCCCGCGCTCGGTATCGACATGACAATCACCGACCGCATCGTCGATCTGGTCGAGGAAGGCTACGACGTCGCCATTCGCATCACCCGCGACCCAGCCCTGACCCTCGTCGCGCGCAAGCTCGCGTCGGTGCGCCGCGTGGTCTGCGCGACCCCCGAGTACTTCAAACGTCGCGGCGTCCCGATGATTCCTGCCGATCTCGCGGGTCACAACTGCCTGCACTACACGCACTTCGGCGGGCCGGGCGAGTGGCGCTTGAAGGGCACGGAGGGGGAGATCACGGTGCCGGTCGCCGGATCTCTTCGGATCAACGACGACGAGGCGTTATCGCAAGCGGTGCTCGGCGGACTCGGCGTGGCGTTACTGCCGACGTTTCTCATTGGCAAGGAGCTGCAGTCCGGCACGCTGCAAGCAGTGCTGTCGAACTATGTGCCGCTCGAGCGTCACATCTTCGCGGTACGCCTGCCGAATGTGCACCTGCCGCCGAAGGTGCGTGCTTTCATCGACTTCCTGGCGGAGCGCTTCGGCCCGGAGCCCTACTGGGATCGGGGCGAAGAGGTATAG